From the genome of Candidatus Tectomicrobia bacterium:
CCGGGAGGCTGAGAACTACCTATTGAAGATCGGAGGGACTGAGCGGGATCTCTTCTTTCATGCCATCGCAGTTCTTCACGCTCCAGCGTATAGCAGTGAGAATGTGAGTGCGTTGCGGCAAGACTGGCCGAGGGTGCCGCTTCCCGCTTCGAAGGAAACCCTCCTCGCCTCGGCGGAACTGGGCCGGAAGGTGGCGGCCCTCCTCGACACGGAGAGTCCCGTCCCAGGCGTCACGGCGGGGAAGCTGCGCCCCGAGATGCGCTCCATCGCTGTGGTTTCAGGATTTGGGGGCAAGAAACTGAGCGCGGCGGACCTGGCGGTCACGGCAGGCTGGGGCCACGCGGGAAAGGGGGGCGTCACCATGCCGGGCAGAGGGAAGGTTATGGCTCGGCCCTACGAACCCAGGGAGCGGGAAGCCATCGCCGAGGGGGCGGAGGTGCTGGGCCTCACGCCGAAAGAAGCTCTCAAGGGGCTGGGCGCGGATACACGGGACATTTACCTAAACGACACGGCGTATTGGAAGAATATCCCCGAAAGAGTGTGGGATTACCATATTGGGGGCTATCAGGTCATCAAGAAATGGCTGAGCTACCGCGAGCGAGACCTCTTCGGCCGCGCCCTCACGGCAGATGAGGCGCGCGAGGTGACGGACATGGCCCGGCGGATCGCGGGCATCCTCCTTCTGGAGCCTGCCCTTGATGCGAACTATCAGGCCATTAAGGGAGCGGCCTTCGTTTGGGGAAACGGCTCCTTGGTCTGCTCCCCGAATCTGAGTCCACCCTGAATGCGACTTATCTTGTCGTTGTGAGGGTCCCCCAAAACCTGGTCCGGGCAACGGGTGAGTTTTCTGGCCCCCAAGGGGGGCGGGTACCCGCCCCCCTTGGGCGAACTCGCTGGGCGTCCAGTTGCCCGGGGACGAATGCGGTCTGACCTCGTTGTAATCCCTTCGCCACGCCTCAATCTTGCCCCGGGCGTCTTCCAGGGACAAGAACCAGTTTACACTCAGGCATTCGTCCCGCAGCTTCCCATGGAAGGACTCGGCAAAGGCGTTGTCCGTGGGCTTTCCCGGCCGGGAGAAGTCCAGCGCCACCCCGTTCTCGTAGGCCCATCGATCCACGGTCTTCGAGTAGAACTCGGGGCCATTGTCACAGCAAATCCGCTTCGGCGCGCCGCGCCGGTCCTTGAGCCCGCCCAGAAGGGCGGCGACCTCCTCCCCGCGGATGCTTGGCGCCACCTCGACCCCCAGGCACTCCCGGCTAAAATTATCGACCACCGTCAGGACCCTGAACCGCCGCCCGTCGAAGGGGACGTCCGACGTGAAGTCCATGCTCCAACATTCCGTTCAGGGCTCCGGCCTCGGGCTTCTCGCCCCGGACCTGGGTGCGGGGATGCCGCCGGGGGCGCTTGGCCCGCAGGTTCAGGCCCTCCTGGCGGTAGAGCCGCCAGACTCGCTTGTGGTTCACCCGCCAGCCCTCCCGGCGGAGGAGGACGTGGATCCGTTTGTAGCCCCACCGGACCCGGACGGCGGCCAGTTCCCGGATCCGCATCCTCAAGGCGGCCTGCGCGGAGGTTTTTCCCCGGTAGCGGTGGCTCGAGCGGGGGAAGCGAAGGGCCCGGCAGGCTCGCCGCTCCGAGACCCGGAAGCCCTCGGCCAGGAACTCCACCAGGGGGCGCCGCTGCACAGGCCTTAGAATTTTTTTCGGAGGACCCCCTGGAGCATGTGCTTGTCCAGGCTCAGGTCGGCCACCATCTGCTTGAGCTTGCGGTTCTCCTCCTCCATCTGCCGCAGGCGCCTGAGCTCGCTGGGGCCCAGACCCCCGTACTTCTTCCAGCGGTAGAACGTCGCTCGGTGACCCCCAGCTGCCGGATCACCTCGGCCACCGAAACCCCCGTCTCGGCCTGCTTCAGCGCGAAGGCGATCTGCTCCTCGGTGTACTTCGACTTCCGCATGGCAAAACCCTCCCCGCTTGGGTTGGAATTCTGCCAGAAACCCTCACTTTATCCCTGGCTCAAGATCTTGGGAGAACGTCATCCGAATAGCAGGGCCAGTAGCTCATCCCCTCGCCCAACTTGGCCGGATTCCCCGGGGCGATGCGGATCTTCGGGTTGATGAGGGCGGGCTCGGGGCGGCTCCATCCCGCGACGGCCGGCAGACCCGAACCGACGTACAGAAAGCCCTTGGGGATGGAATACGGTCCAATCTTGACGGGGGTGTTGCGTCCCAGCCAGAGCCTGTCCGCCTGCTGGGCACTTTTCTCAGGGGTAAGACGGCTAGATGAGCTGTATCGTTGGGGACTGGAGATCTCGATGGAGAACTGCGGGGCGGCCTTTGGGGCGGCCCGCGTCGAGGTTGGCTTCGCTCTTGAAGCTGGGGTGATGGCAGCCTTCAGAACCTTGAAGACGACCCAGACCACCACGATGAAAATGATCCATTCCATCGTCCGGGAGCCTCATTTCTGTGAAGCCCGAATTTGATCTAATCCATAAATTTTACGAAATTATTGAAACAAGGGCAATCGGTCGAGCGTCGTCTCGCCCAGAGCTTGATCTAGTAGTTCCTTACAGAAGTTCAGTCTGATTTTTGAGATCGAACTGCAGCTTTCCGCGTCCAGCATCTGGAGGAGGGATTAAAGAGGTCTAGCGGAATTGAACTCCCCGCGAGGCCTTTGGACCGTCATTCGGATCCTTCATTCTTTGCCGGAACTTTCCCTACCGGCCAG
Proteins encoded in this window:
- a CDS encoding TerB N-terminal domain-containing protein; the protein is MEWIIFIVVVWVVFKVLKAAITPASRAKPTSTRAAPKAAPQFSIEISSPQRYSSSSRLTPEKSAQQADRLWLGRNTPVKIGPYSIPKGFLYVGSGLPAVAGWSRPEPALINPKIRIAPGNPAKLGEGMSYWPCYSDDVLPRS